The sequence CTGGAGGGACTCCAGTATCTGTCAACACTCTCCTTTTTGTCAACCATTGCAAGACAAACCAACACCTTTGTCTGCACACTGATTGGTTACACAGGTACTAGTACTCTAGTGGGTGATTGGTTATTATAATCCCCTGATATACTATAGGACACCATTTGGTCGGGAATATGAGGTAACTGCCTCCTCTAAGttcaacacacacaaagcaGAGGATCTTCACAACCATTTCATGATCGTGACTGGAGATCCACGAGAACATATCGCTCATGACGATAAGTAGATGAACACTTAACATTTGAATGTGATAATTccacaacattaattttaattgttAATTGTAAACTAATTGTAAACTGTAGTGTTCAGCATAACATTTCATTGAGCATAAGAGATAGAGTTTTGAGAAATCATTGACTTGTACCAAGGGTAGGATCATCTCCCATCCACACACGTTGCATCGCTTCACTGGGCTGCTGCACACAGTGGACACAGTAGTGTCCTCCTCCGGGCTGCTAGTAGTACCCTCCTCTGGGCTGCTGCACACAGTGGACACAGTAGTGTCCTCCTCCGGGCTGCTAGTAGTACTACCCTCTGGGCTGCTGCACACAGTGGACACAGTAGTGTCCTCCTCCGGGCTGCTAGTAGTACCCTCCTCTGGGCTGCTGCACACAGTAGAACACATAATTGACTGGTTGACAGGCTAACCAATTCCTCTGGATTCTATTAGTGCAGAAAACTGAGACTTCATAACAGTCATAATAAGATTGCACAGAATTAATGATTTTTAGAAGCATTTTATATTCATCGCAATTGATAAGTATTGCACAAGCCAAAGCAATAACTTCCTTTGATGTGGTCATGACTAACACAGTGGTGCAACCACAGGCTGGGGAATTACCAGCTGATTAAATACAAGATGGAAGCTGGGCTGCTAGCAGAGCTCTCCACACTGCCAGCGGACCAACCGACCAAGAGAGAAGCTTGTCACAGATGCAGGTACCTACACCGTGCACTGTACAGTATCTCAATTCAATGGCTTGCTAAattacgtgtagatctatactataGGCATCATATAAAAGCATTCATTTGGTGTAGGCTGGCTAAGCTAGCCAGAGCAAATAGCTGCTCTAAAGCACTCTATTGCTTTTGCTGTGTCTTCATTGCAGACGTCCACTTCGTGTGTGCATCTGTGACTGCTTTCCCAGTGAGCCCATTCGCACAAACACATCCGTCATTATCCTACAGCACCCCAACgaggtacacacactatactgcAGTCACACAACGCAGTTCCTCGCAAtaacccctccaacacacacacacacccacacacacactgtgtctgtgtgcatggcaggagAGTCGTTGCTTGGCTACTGTACCTTTGCTGAAAGAGTGTTTACTACCACACAAATGCCTCGTCCTCAGAGGAAAGAGATTCAACTCTAGCAAGTGAGTACTTTATTGCGtataccattataattatgtgtcccTGTGTTATAGGAACCAGGTCTTGCAGTCAGCCATGAGAGCTCCCAATACCTACCTCCTCTTCcctggggtcaaaggtgagaataGTGTCACACTTATATTTACTAATCCTCTCACAGCTATAGACATCCACACCCTCCCTCCGGCTGGTGTCCATGGTAACCCACCTACGCTCATAGCCCTTGATGGTACATGGTCTCAAGCTAAGGGTATGTACCATCACAACCCACAGCTAGGTCGTCTGGTTCAAGTGCAGCTTGGTGTGGAGTGTGCTAGTGAGTACGTCATCAGGACACAGCCGACGCACACAAGTCTCTCCACACTCGAGTGTGTAGCTCACGCACTAGCCTGGCTTGAGCAATCATCAGATATGGTGGAGGTAGCTGGATACTGGTTTTAATCATAAATTATGCCTAACTGTGTTTCTTTGACCAGAGTTTGGTTCGGCCCCTGAGAGGACTGTGTCAGCACCAGCTAGACCATGGAGCAGTGGTTCATGTGAGCAAAGACCACCCACAGTATGTCTCCAGGTGGGAGAACAAGTAAGTACCCTCTCACTGCATCACTCTCTCTCATGCAAACTTTTTATTTCAGTGAACATTATTGTCAAAATCTGTTTCTTTCCAGGTCACAAGAATTGAACAAAGAGGAAGAAAATAACAGCCAGACAGAATAACAGCCAGATAGAATGAACTATGTACATTGCAGTAATAGAGTTACTGAGTTCTTTTTGCCTTGTCTTGTATTTCTACCGCCTGCTCCTGTATAATTGTGTTGTTTATGGCTtatttacgtacatgtattatactaCAACAAACCTTCTCCTCTCAGTCGTAGGCTTAACAAAGGCCCAGTCAACTTGTATCTGCTGACCCAGCATTTTTGCACCATTCATGTTCTCTATAGCCTTGCTAGCTTCCTTGAATGTCTCATACTCGACCAGAACATAACCCTGTGAGAGAGAGGGGGTTAGATActaatcaatggtttggggactctttcagctgctataacttgaattctgtggatccaatgtcaaaaattttatgattttctgaaagctcagaaaaagacctttcaaatggtgtcatcaaacttcgtatttgagagataaaagtatttgccaatttggtgataccatggattatagcccatggtccgaggccgaaaaatgtcaaatttaggctctgaagaagttttggattgaaacatatcatttgaaaggtctttttctaagctttcagaaaattagaatatttttgacattggatgaacggtaccaagttaatggctgttgaaagatgttccccctccacaatttaatcaatggtttggggactctttcagctgctataacttgaattctgtggatccaatgtcaaaacttttatgattttctgaaagctcagaaaaagacctttcaaatggtgtcatcaaactttgtatttgagagataaatctatttgccaatttggcgataccatggattatagcccatggtccgaggccgaaaaatgtcaaatttaggctccaaagaagttttggattgaaacatatcatttgaaaggtctttttctaagctttcagaatattagaatatttttgacattggatgaacggtactcaagttaatggctgttgaaagatgttccccctccacaatttcAAGTGGTGCAGAGTGTAGCCCTCACCTTAATGAAGCCTGTTCGGCGATCAAGGTTAATGTGGATATTCTTGATATTTCCGTATGCTCCAAACACTTCATTGACATCATCTTCCTGTGCTTCCTCGTGAATATTCTTCACAAACACTATCCAACCCTCAACAGCTGAGCACATCAGAACATACACACCATTagacacagtacacacacacacgccaagTACACACATATAACTACAATACACAGATGCTCACACTTGAGTGGTCCTGGTCCGTCCCCGACCTCCTCCACTCTATCAAATACTCCGCTCTGCTCTTGTACTTTGTCTGCAAGCATCAACAAAATGATGGGGTAATTCTAAATAATGCACACCACTTACCATCAAAGCCTCGTCCCTTCTTTCGTGTTACTCGAGATTTGAGACCCTCCACCTCTGTGGGTGTGTATCACGTGACACAGAGTTACATGGTGACAATGTACTCACCATCAGCCATGTCAAAGTCACCATCATCTTCTGGTCTCAGCTGAACCTCATCCAGTCCCGCCATCTTGTTTCTTAGCTTCTGGGAAAGTGTGTTTAGTAGTTTCTTGCACGAGTAGGGATgctctgtagctagctgcagcTGCTGAATACTTGTACTgttcttatatatatatactaccACGCGGCAAATTATAGAGAACAAATCCAAGCCTCTAAATCACCGCATTCGAAACTATCATGTGGCCGCCGCGGTGGGTTATTGAAGCTACTACGTCCTGTATAtttgatgaccctttaccagacacACTTACACGCAAGATGGAGATGGCTAGTGAGGAAAAGCGTTCACTTGTCCTTCCCTCTACGAGCTTCCACAAGGCTGGATATCGGTTGGATACTCACCCAAAAGGCCAACAGCAATGGATCACGGGGCAAAGAGCATCGCAGCGACTACAAGTGAGTGGCTAGTCATGATCAAAAGTGGACcacctagtatagtgtataggctgCTTTAGATGACTGGCATTCAATATCTGCTAATAGATATCATTACTAGTGATCAAACTATACAGCCTCTGTATCAAATTCATCCATTACTATGCATTATTTGACCCGTTACTTCATTGCGTACAGTGATGGAGAGCACGAGAGGGGCGGAGTCATTGAGAAGTTGCTATGACAACAGATGATGGaggagttacaaggtgacactgtAGAGTTTGTGGACGACCCATCGGACGTCTTACACTGCAGATAGAAAGAAAACAATCGTCTTTCCTAAGAAATAGTGAGTTGCGTTGCAGATtgagtgtgactctttccccTATCTGAACTTTAatctgagcatgtcatgtgatagaccttgtctagagctacagcTACTATTTAGCCTCTAAATCAAAGCATTCATTTGGTGTAGGCTGGCTAAGCTAGCCAGAGCAATTAGCTGCTCTAAAGCACTCTATTGCTTTTGCTGTGTCAGACGTCCACTTCGTGTGTGCATCTGTGACTGCTTTCCCAGTGAGCCCATTCGCACAAACACATCCGTCATTATCCTACAGCACCCCAACgaggtacacacactatactgcAGTCATACAACGCAGTTCCTCGCAAtaacccctccaacacacacacacccactgtgtctgtgtgcatggcaggagAGTCGTTGCTTGGCTACTGTACCTTTGCTGAAAGAGTGTTTACTACCACACAAATGCCTCGTCCTCAGAGGAAAGAGATTCAACTCTAGCAAGTGAGTACTTTATTGCGtataccattataattatgtgtcccTGTGTTATAGGAACCAGGTCTTGCAGTCAGCCATGAGAGCTCCCAATACCTACCTCCTCTTCtctggggtcaaaggtgagaataGTGTCACACTTATATTTACTAATCCTCTCACAGCTATAGACATCCACACCCTCCCTCCGGCTGGTGTCCATGGTAACCCACCTACGCTCATAGCCCTTGATGGTACATGGTCTCAAGCTAAGGGTATGTACCATCACAACCCACAGCTAGGTCGTCTGGTTCAAGTGCAGCTTGGTGTGGAGTGTGCTAGTGAGTACGTCATCAGGACACAGCCGACGCACACAAGTCTCTCCACACTCGAGTGTGTAGCTCACGCACTAGCCTGGCTTGAGCAATCATCAGATATGGTGGAGGTAGCTGGATACTGGTTTTAATCATAAATTATGCCTAACTGTGTTTCTTTGACCAGAGTTTGGTTCGGCCCCTGAGAGGACTGTGTCAGCACCAGCTAGACCATGGAGCAGTGGTTCATGTGAGCAAAGACCACCCACAGTATGTCTCCAGGTGGGAGAATAAGTAAGTACCCTCTCACTGCATCACTCTCTCTCATGCAAACTTTTTATTTCAGTGAACATTATTGTCAAAATCTGTTTCTTTCCAGGTCACAAGAATTGAACAAAGAGGAAGAAAATAACAGCCAGACAGAATAACAGCCAGATAGAATGAACTATGTACATTGCAGTAATAGAGTTACTGAGTTCTTTTTGCCTTGTCTTGTCTTTCTACCGCCTGCTCCTGTATAATTGTGTTGTTTATGGCTtatttacgtacatgtattatactaCAACAAACCTTCTCCTCTCAATCGTAGGCTTAACAAGGCCCAGTCAACTTGTATCTGCTGACCCAGCATTTTTGCACCATTCATGTTCTCTATAGCCTTGCTAGCTTCCTTGAATGTCTCATACTCGACCAGAACATAACCCTATGAGAGAGAGGGGGTTAGATACAAGTGGTGCAGAGTGCAGACCTCACCTCAATGAAGCCTGTTCGGCGATCAAGATTGAGGTTAATGTGGTTACTCCCGTATGCTCCAAACACTTCATTGACATCATCTTCCTGTGCTTCCTCGTGAATATTCTTCACAAACACTATCCAACCCTCAACAGCTGAGCACATCAGAACATACACACCATTagacacagtacacacacacgctaagtacacacacacatataacTACAATACACAGATGCTTACACTTGAGTGGTCCTGGTCCGACCCCGATCTCCTCCACTCTATCAAATACTCCGCTCTGCTCTTGTACTTTGTCTGCAAGCATTAACAAAATAATGGGGTAATTCTAAATAATGCACACCACGTACCATCAAAGCCTCGTCCCTTCTTTTTGAGACCCTCCACCTCTGTGGCACAGAGTTACATGGTGACAATGTACTCACCATCGATGCATCAACAATATCAAAGTCACCATCATCTTCTGGTCTCAGCTGCACCTCATCCAGTCCCGCCATCTTGTTTCTTAGCTTCTGGGAAAGTGTGTTTAGTAGTTCCTTGCACGAGTAGGGATgctctgtagctagctagctgcagctctgtagctagctagctgcagctctgtagctagctagctgcagctGCTGAATACTTGTACTGTTTCTGATCTATACTACCACGTGGCAAATTATAGAGAACAAATCCAAGCCTCTAAATCACCGCATTCGAAACTATCATGTGGCCGCCGCGGTGGGTTATTGAAGCTACTAAGTCCTGTATAtttgatgaccctttaccagacacacttacacacaagATGGAGATGGCTAGTGAGGAAAAGCGTTCACTTGTCCTTCCCTCTACGAGCGTCCACAAGGCTGGATATCGGTTGGATACTCACCCAAAAGGCCAGCAGCAATGGATCACGAGGCAAAGAGCATCGCAgcgagtacaagtgagtggctagccatgatcaaaagtggaccacctagtatagtgtataggctgCTTTAGATGACTGGCATTCAATATCTGCTAATAGATATCATTACTAGTGATCAAACTATACAGCCTCTGACAAATTCATCCATTACTACACATTATTTGACCCGTTACTTCATTGCGTACAGTGATGGAGAGCACGAGAGGGGCGGAGTCATTGAGAAGTTGCTATGATAACAGATGATGGaggagttacaaggtgacactgtGGAGTTTGCGGACAACCCATCGGACGTCTTACACTGCAGATAGAAAGAAAACAATCGTCTTTCCTAAGAAATAGTGAGTTGCGTTGCAGATtgagtgtgactctttccccTATCTGGACTTTAatctgagcatgtcatgtgatagaccttgtctagagctacagaatgcatttcttagttttgatattgatGCATTTTTCgtgaagttatgacctccCGAAAGCTGCTTGCCAACAGAATAAATTGATGGTGGATGAGGACTCATTGTCATGGCTGGCATACAGGTATGGCTTGGACCTTATTCTGTtgttgctgcaggcaaaggtCTCTTTAAACATGAATAGAGAAAAGTAATGTAGTCTGGATTTACTGCTTACGCGGCTTGCTCACTCCACAAGCAATTCCCAGATGTCAGACACCACCACCTTCTTGGACAGAATTATCTTTTAGCCCCGCAGAACCTCCTTTTGTTCTAACTCTTTACGTTGGCCATAAAAATTCATTGGAACACTATCCTTGCCATAGACAACCTCAGCATGAAAGTATACAACAGTCTGAATCTTGGCCCCTCTACATCCATGCAGGCATGCAGCGGCCATTTTGCAGTCTCCACGTAATCAACTGACTTGTTCCATTGAgaacaccatgcatgcagacgcAGGATGGAGGTACACTGTGGGCTCTTTGCTACTGCTTATAAACAAGGAGCCTAAATGCCACAGAAATCTGTAACGAAAATTACCAACACATTTATAGTATCAGCTATTTTATGTTATCATGTATACCCGTGTgtgtattagcctcgattccaggccgctctcaattgagaaagacctCTGGTGAGAGGGGGCTGGTGAGAGGGGGCTGGTGAGAGGGGGCTGGTGAGAGGGGGctggtgagaggggctggtgagaggggctggtgagagggggctggcgagaggggctggcgagaggggctggcgagaggggctggcgagagggggctggcgagaggggctggcgagaggggGTGGCGAGAggggctggcgagaggggctggcgagaggggctggcgagagggggtggcgagagggggctggtgagaggggctggcgagagggggctggcgagagggggctggcgagagggggctggtgagaggggctggcgagagggggctggcgagagggggctggcgagaggggctggcgagaggggCTGGTGAGAGGGGGCTGGTGAGAGggggctggcgagaggggctggcgagagggggctggcgagagggggctggcgagaggggctggcgagagggggctggcgagaggggGCTGGTGAGAGGGGGCTGGTGAGAGggggctggcgagaggggctggtgagaggggctggcgagaggggGCTGGTGAGAGGGGGctggtgagaggggctggtgagaggggctggcgagagggggctggcgagagggggctggcgagaggggctggcgagagggggctggcgagagggggctggtgagaggggctggcgagagggggctggcgagaggggGCTGGTGAGAGggggctggcgagaggggCTGGTGAGAGGGGGCTGGTGAGAGggggctggcgagagggggctggcgagaggggctggcgagagggggctggcgagaggggctggcgagagggggtggtgagaggggctggcgagaggggctggcgagaggggctggcgagagggggtggcgagagggggctggcgagagggggctggcgagaggggctggcgagagggggctggcgagaggggctggcgagagggggctggtgagaggggctggcgagagggggtggtgagaggggctggcgagaggggctggcgagagggggtggcgagagggggctggcgagaggggctggcgagaggggctggcgagagggggctggtgagaggggctggcgagagggggctggcgagagggggctggcgagagggggctggcgagaggggctggcgagagggggctggcgagagggggctggcgagagggggctggcgagagggggctggcgagagggggctggcgagaggggctggcgagaggggctggcgagagggggctggcgagaggggGCTGGTGAGAGGGGGctggtgagaggggctggcgagaggggctggcgagagggggctggcgagaggggGCTGGTGAGAGGGGGCTGGTGAGAGggggctggcgagaggggctggcgagaggggGCTGGTGAGAGGGGGCTGGTGAGAGGGGGCTGGTGAGAGGGGGctggtgagaggggctggtGAGAGGGGGCTGGTGAGAGGGGGCTGGTGAGAGGGGGTGGgactatattatatatgtgtacatacaatgtCACGATAATGTTTACATTTGCTTCATGTACAGGTTGAACACTGAGAGAAGAAAACGTTTTCTTCACTGTCTAGATAGACACCATTTCCAAAGAGCAAAAAGACTGTCCCCACCGTTCTAAGAAAGTAaaagtgttttgtggctgccaTTTGCCAGACGATAGAAAACCAATGCATGGCCttgcttagcctcgatcccaggccgcacttcccacttcacttttctatgaaggccggtgaaggaggctaggccTTGCTGTGCCAAGTGTAAGCGATGGTTTCACCAAAAACTGTAGAAACAGTTCAGAGCATATCTTCAGAAACAGTTAAAAAAGCCGTTATTATAATTTCATTATTTGCTACCATAATATGCATACCCCCctagaaatttctgcggcCCAAAAATTCTGCGAATAACTGTAAAAAGACCTTCTGCAGATAATATTTCTGCGAATTGAACTTTCAACTGTTAAATTAGGCTTGGTAATAAGCATTTGCGGATATTATTTCTGCGTTTACTCATTCATTCGAATTTTTGGgccgcagaaatttctagctatacggtactagtAGTATCTTTTGCTTTGAATTATTTGCTGCTGTGTCTGTTTTTCAATGTTACCAGATTATTTATATAGGAGCAATGAACTATGGTTATACCTTGATCAGGCTTAAATTTTCAAAAGCGTGGTGCTATAAGCGGACGTTTTTTCAATGTGTGAGCGTGCGCTGTACTCTACATTTTGTGTAAAAACTAGCTAACTGAGCACAGATGTATGGCTTCTCAGCATCCATACAACTGCCTGCTTGTCTTCAGCTTTTTGCTTGCATGAGGCAGCACATCAGCATCAGGCAGGAATGCAATGCTTTGAAAGTAcagcaagcacatgcatgaaGTCAGTTAGCAGGTCAGATCAGCTTTAACTAAATTCATATCAAGGTGTTGTGGCATTCTATTAAACACATTCCAGACACATTAATAGCTGAGATTACGGAAGAGACTACTGTTTATAGCACTACTGCACACAGTCAAGATAATCTCAACCCAAGCTATAGCTACAGGCCCCAGTAGCTGCAGCCTTCAAGTGAACGGAGTGACATAGACCTACCAACCAGTCTGCTGCAGGCATGAGCGAGCCCTCATTTGACCGAGGCACTGCCACTAGGATATCACAATCCTTCCAGAACTTCACCAGGAAGCTCAGCAGTGAGTCAGTAGCTGTATACAAACAATAGTTGTTAGTTTAGCAGCTATTCCATTGTCAAGCTTATCAATAGCACTGTTGACTGTACTGGCTGCTTGTAAATTATccagaataataatatagtatgTCTGTGATTGATTATGTTGAGACTGCAATGTACATTCATGTAGTTAAGAATTAGCgtgcctgtgtgcctgtgtgcctgtgtgcctgtgtgcctgtgcgtgtgtgcgtgtgtgcgtgtgtgtgtgtgtgtgtgtgtgtgtgtgtgtgtgtgtggtgctagGTGTCAAATATCCATAGCTAGTTAGCACCACCCCACTCAAGCATGCCACTAAAAGGGGGAGTGATGATATGTGGTTAGTACAGTGACATCGACCCTCTCTCCCTCAGGCTTTCGTAACAAGGAGTACAATAAAGTGGAGGACTTGTATGACACACGAATACCTCTGCACAATGAAGACGTGTTTGAGCATGGACTCAGGTTCAAGGCTAAAGTAAGAGTTGTTGTTTTGAGAAGCCTACCACATTATGTCAGTGTTGTCATTCAATAGGGAATTTAAGTAACTCAATATGGCCACTGTTACTAGCTACCTCGCACACACCTCAATATGGCCACTGTTACTAGCTacctcgcacacacacagtacatagGTTCTCTTGAGATAGCCAGACCTACCAGCAAGGTGGACATTATCACTGCAATGCGGAGGATacgagtgagtgggtgggaaGATacgagtgagtgggtgtgtggataCGAGTGAATGAGTGGGAGGATACGAGTGAGTGGATGGGAGGATacgagt comes from Halichondria panicea chromosome 7, odHalPani1.1, whole genome shotgun sequence and encodes:
- the LOC135338155 gene encoding tRNA-uridine aminocarboxypropyltransferase 2-like, with amino-acid sequence MEAGLLAELSTLPADQPTKREACHRCRRPLRVCICDCFPSEPIRTNTSVIILQHPNEESRCLATVPLLKECLLPHKCLVLRGKRFNSSKNQVLQSAMRAPNTYLLFPGVKAIDIHTLPPAGVHGNPPTLIALDGTWSQAKGMYHHNPQLGRLVQVQLGVECASEYVIRTQPTHTSLSTLECVAHALAWLEQSSDMVESLVRPLRGLCQHQLDHGAVVHVSKDHPQYVSRWENKSQELNKEEENNSQTE
- the LOC135338158 gene encoding RNA-binding protein 8A-A-like, which encodes MAGLDEVQLRPEDDGDFDMADEVEGLKSRVTRKKGRGFDDKVQEQSGVFDRVEEVGDGPGPLKSVEGWIVFVKNIHEEAQEDDVNEVFGAYGNIKNIHINLDRRTGFIKGYVLVEYETFKEASKAIENMNGAKMLGQQIQVDWAFVKPTTERRRSRR
- the LOC135338159 gene encoding tRNA-uridine aminocarboxypropyltransferase 2-like isoform X1, with the protein product MRAPNTYLLFSGVKAIDIHTLPPAGVHGNPPTLIALDGTWSQAKGMYHHNPQLGRLVQVQLGVECASEYVIRTQPTHTSLSTLECVAHALAWLEQSSDMVESLVRPLRGLCQHQLDHGAVVHVSKDHPQYVSRWENKSQELNKEEENNSQTE
- the LOC135338159 gene encoding tRNA-uridine aminocarboxypropyltransferase 2-like isoform X2, with the protein product MRAPNTYLLFSGVKAIDIHTLPPAGVHGNPPTLIALDGTWSQAKGMYHHNPQLGRLVQVQLGVECASEYVIRTQPTHTSLSTLECVAHALAWLEQSSDMVESLVRPLRGLCQHQLDHGAVVHVSKDHPQYVSRSQELNKEEENNSQTE
- the LOC135338157 gene encoding RNA-binding protein 8A-like produces the protein MAGLDEVQLRPEDDEVEGLKKKGRGFDDKVQEQSGVFDRVEEIGVGPGPLKSVEGWIVFVKNIHEEAQEDDVNEVFGAYGSNHINLNLDRRTGFIEGYVLVEYETFKEASKAIENMNGAKMLGQQIQVDWALLSLRLRGEGAGGRKTRQGKKNSVTLLLQCT